One stretch of Candidatus Bathyarchaeia archaeon DNA includes these proteins:
- a CDS encoding class I SAM-dependent methyltransferase: protein MDFNDFNKIDWSTIWREGILFFAGEADKEESWNGIAPRWNQIQHKDDYGKKVLQRIKIKPSWTVLDVGCGAGLLAVPLAKKCKQVTGLDISSEMLKFLAQNAKKEKVHNITTTNKAFETVVIGKDIEQHDIVVASRSMGWERNLEKFLKNMDEAAKRRAYIIWGARERTFDIAMYNAIGRPYGETRMYIVIYNLLYQMGIRANIDMFDYKAKNMSHNSIEDAFTSFQKRFARRGNNEELTKEEEKKLKKFLTENLKKASDGTVRFVDKKPAREAVIWWEK, encoded by the coding sequence ATGGACTTTAACGACTTTAACAAAATCGACTGGAGCACCATTTGGCGTGAGGGTATCCTTTTCTTCGCGGGGGAAGCAGACAAAGAGGAAAGCTGGAATGGCATTGCCCCGCGTTGGAACCAAATTCAGCACAAAGATGACTATGGAAAAAAAGTCCTACAGAGAATCAAAATTAAACCCAGCTGGACGGTTTTAGATGTCGGTTGCGGCGCGGGGTTACTGGCAGTGCCTTTGGCAAAAAAATGCAAACAAGTCACAGGATTAGACATTTCCAGCGAAATGCTCAAGTTTTTAGCACAGAACGCCAAAAAAGAAAAAGTCCACAACATAACCACCACAAATAAGGCTTTTGAAACCGTTGTCATTGGCAAAGACATAGAGCAACACGACATTGTTGTTGCTTCTAGGTCAATGGGGTGGGAACGCAACCTCGAAAAATTCCTCAAGAACATGGATGAAGCAGCAAAACGGCGAGCATACATAATCTGGGGAGCAAGAGAAAGAACATTTGACATAGCCATGTACAACGCAATAGGCAGACCATACGGCGAAACCCGAATGTACATAGTAATCTACAATCTGCTCTACCAAATGGGTATCCGCGCAAACATTGACATGTTCGACTACAAAGCAAAAAACATGTCACACAACAGCATAGAAGACGCTTTCACATCGTTCCAGAAACGCTTTGCAAGAAGAGGAAACAACGAGGAATTAACCAAAGAAGAAGAAAAGAAACTCAAAAAATTCCTCACCGAAAACCTCAAAAAAGCAAGCGACGGAACAGTCAGATTCGTTGACAAAAAACCAGCACGCGAAGCAGTAATTTGGTGGGAAAAATAG
- a CDS encoding ABC transporter substrate-binding protein, which translates to MSNKSVYLLIGIIVVIAVGAFAYLQYSSPENTAASASPSPTVSPTPTFTPTMTPSATSPSTPSTVPSPTTTSPSPTQSSSPSSAPPSPSSSETVSVTITSTSASPDSVRVDGTVVSLPAVFQWQVGATHSLQAISPVAGAAGNQYMWTGWSDNGAQTHTYTVPSSDTTVTANYKTQYQVTFTQSGLDSSADETVVTTNMGSASYADMPFKVWADSGAQITYTFEANESTTCPRGFFMLADSANSHTITVNEPTTVSATYTRAIIDANGKVIQVPDPSKINRIADSWPAHNTIVVMVGAKEKLVATATTNTVNPMFQKILPAIETMLTPFNSDGTVNIEALMAEDPDIVFVSASGEAAAAAMENSGLLVVRLQFFDFADMVSTVHLTGWILGEDALAKAVTYIDYFNGVQDEITSVTSQIPTQDRPKVLHITGTGTSPLSIDAGEGLINTWINLCGGDNAAAEVPGNMQTVSFEQILSWNPEIILIGSANANTMKTQLLNDPLWNEITAVKNGDVIANPMGVFDWARYSVEEALNIQWVSQTFHPDLFSDIDIRAETQWFYHNFYEYDLSEAEIDAILR; encoded by the coding sequence ATGTCAAATAAAAGTGTTTATCTACTAATCGGCATAATTGTGGTCATTGCCGTCGGGGCATTTGCCTACCTTCAGTATTCCTCACCAGAAAACACAGCTGCTTCGGCTTCGCCCTCTCCGACGGTTTCTCCTACGCCAACGTTTACCCCAACTATGACGCCTTCTGCAACTTCTCCTTCTACTCCCTCAACAGTGCCAAGCCCAACCACAACTTCGCCATCGCCTACACAGTCAAGTTCCCCCTCATCTGCGCCTCCAAGTCCTTCCTCTTCTGAAACGGTTTCTGTAACAATCACCTCCACGTCAGCGAGTCCTGACAGCGTTAGAGTGGACGGAACAGTTGTTTCTTTACCAGCCGTTTTCCAGTGGCAGGTAGGTGCTACTCACTCTCTCCAAGCCATCTCTCCTGTCGCTGGAGCGGCTGGAAACCAATATATGTGGACAGGTTGGAGTGACAACGGGGCTCAAACACACACCTACACAGTTCCCAGCTCAGACACAACAGTAACAGCCAACTACAAAACACAATATCAAGTAACCTTCACTCAGTCAGGATTGGACAGTTCAGCTGACGAAACCGTGGTCACTACAAACATGGGAAGCGCCAGCTACGCTGACATGCCTTTCAAAGTTTGGGCTGATTCTGGGGCTCAAATAACCTACACTTTCGAAGCAAACGAATCAACAACTTGTCCCCGCGGATTCTTCATGCTTGCAGACTCCGCAAACTCACACACAATCACTGTGAACGAGCCAACAACGGTATCCGCAACGTACACGCGAGCAATCATCGACGCCAACGGCAAAGTCATACAAGTCCCTGACCCTTCTAAAATCAACCGAATTGCTGATTCTTGGCCAGCACACAACACAATCGTTGTGATGGTGGGTGCAAAAGAAAAACTCGTAGCCACCGCAACAACAAACACCGTAAACCCAATGTTCCAAAAAATTCTGCCCGCAATAGAAACAATGCTAACTCCCTTCAACTCGGACGGGACAGTGAACATTGAAGCCCTCATGGCAGAAGACCCCGACATCGTTTTCGTTTCTGCAAGTGGCGAAGCTGCAGCTGCTGCAATGGAAAACAGTGGATTGCTAGTTGTTCGGTTGCAGTTCTTTGACTTTGCCGACATGGTCAGCACAGTACACCTAACTGGTTGGATACTTGGGGAAGATGCCTTAGCTAAAGCAGTAACATACATTGATTACTTCAACGGTGTTCAAGATGAAATCACTTCAGTAACCTCACAGATACCAACTCAAGACCGACCTAAAGTTTTACACATCACTGGCACAGGGACATCACCCCTAAGCATTGACGCTGGCGAAGGACTCATAAACACATGGATTAACCTCTGCGGCGGAGATAATGCAGCAGCAGAAGTTCCTGGCAACATGCAAACCGTCTCCTTCGAACAAATCCTCTCCTGGAACCCTGAAATAATCCTGATCGGTTCAGCCAACGCGAATACAATGAAAACTCAGCTTCTTAACGATCCCCTGTGGAACGAAATCACTGCTGTCAAGAACGGCGACGTAATTGCTAACCCGATGGGTGTATTCGACTGGGCGCGATACAGTGTTGAAGAAGCCTTGAACATCCAATGGGTATCGCAGACGTTCCATCCTGACCTGTTCTCCGACATCGACATCAGAGCGGAAACTCAATGGTTCTATCACAACTTCTACGAATACGACCTTTCAGAAGCCGAAATCGATGCCATACTGCGATAG
- a CDS encoding FecCD family ABC transporter permease has translation MQKTAKSSSRWNNSKITVLLLLLAPLTIFLFSLCVGRYSIPVDTVIKILASPVVPMEHTWPSIMGTVIFNVRLPRLIMVSLVGASLAISGASFQGILKNPLVSSDILGVAYGAGFGAALAILFFPDPATIQLFALGFGMLAVGLAYGINSFYKRSSTLILVLSGIIVGAFFSSLISLAKYTADPETKLPEIVFWLLGSFASVTISDVIQYAFPMVLGIVVLLLLRWRINVLSLDDMQAKSLGLNIKRYQGIIVFFATLITAAAVCVSGIISWVGLIVPHIARMIVGPNNSKVLPASIVIGMSYLLIIDDVARCVVSNEVPIGVLTGLIGAPFFGYLLLRQRVGWS, from the coding sequence ATGCAAAAAACGGCTAAAAGCAGCAGCAGATGGAATAACTCGAAAATAACCGTTTTGCTTCTGCTTTTAGCCCCCTTAACCATTTTTTTGTTTTCATTATGCGTTGGCAGATATTCTATTCCTGTAGATACAGTAATTAAAATCTTGGCTTCACCCGTTGTTCCAATGGAGCACACTTGGCCCTCCATCATGGGAACCGTCATCTTCAATGTGCGGCTCCCTCGCCTGATAATGGTGTCCTTAGTCGGTGCCAGCCTAGCTATTTCTGGCGCCTCCTTCCAAGGCATCTTGAAAAATCCTCTCGTTTCCTCTGACATACTTGGAGTAGCCTACGGTGCAGGTTTTGGTGCTGCCTTAGCCATCCTGTTTTTCCCTGACCCTGCGACCATTCAGCTTTTCGCTTTGGGTTTCGGTATGCTTGCAGTAGGTTTAGCGTATGGGATAAATAGTTTTTACAAACGATCCTCCACTCTTATCCTTGTTTTATCTGGAATTATTGTTGGTGCCTTTTTCTCCTCCTTGATTTCTTTAGCCAAATACACCGCTGACCCTGAAACCAAACTGCCCGAAATTGTGTTTTGGCTTTTAGGGAGCTTTGCTTCAGTTACCATTAGTGATGTGATTCAATATGCGTTCCCCATGGTGTTAGGCATAGTCGTCTTGCTGTTGTTGAGGTGGAGAATTAACGTTCTTTCGCTTGATGATATGCAGGCAAAATCATTAGGTCTGAACATTAAGAGATACCAAGGCATAATTGTTTTCTTTGCCACCCTAATCACAGCTGCCGCTGTATGTGTCAGCGGAATCATCAGTTGGGTCGGGCTTATCGTACCTCATATCGCCCGCATGATAGTTGGACCAAACAATAGCAAAGTTTTGCCCGCATCAATCGTGATAGGCATGTCTTATCTTCTGATAATCGATGATGTTGCTCGATGCGTTGTATCCAATGAAGTGCCCATCGGGGTCTTGACTGGGCTAATTGGCGCGCCTTTCTTTGGTTACTTATTACTAAGACAAAGGGTTGGATGGTCTTGA
- a CDS encoding ABC transporter ATP-binding protein produces MVLRLDVEKVSFSYKQGTPVFRDISFSITKGDVFCILGQNGAGKSTLLSCIGNLFSLDEGTIRLDGEDISKMSRMELARKIGYIPQFHNPVFPYSVFDFVLMGRTPHLGAFSAPKKRDINIAKKAIEAAGISYLIDKPYSEISGGERQLVMFAKVLTQEPEIILLDEPTSHLDFGNQFKILNLIDALSKSGFSVIMTSHFPDHAFLVSTKVGIMKGHSFIDLGAANDVVTEENMREAYGLDVKIAFIDKAERKVCVPLKMPQSSAIFGFSALKGDHEQ; encoded by the coding sequence ATGGTCTTGAGACTCGACGTAGAAAAAGTATCTTTTTCGTACAAGCAAGGAACTCCAGTTTTTAGAGACATCTCTTTCTCTATCACGAAGGGGGATGTCTTCTGCATTTTAGGTCAAAACGGCGCGGGAAAATCAACTCTGTTAAGTTGCATAGGTAACCTGTTTAGTTTAGATGAAGGCACCATACGATTGGACGGGGAAGATATCTCAAAAATGTCCCGCATGGAGTTAGCTCGAAAAATAGGCTATATCCCCCAATTCCATAATCCCGTTTTTCCCTATTCTGTTTTCGATTTTGTGTTAATGGGGCGAACTCCGCATTTGGGCGCTTTTTCTGCCCCGAAAAAACGGGACATAAACATAGCTAAAAAAGCAATAGAGGCTGCTGGCATTTCTTACCTGATTGACAAACCTTACAGCGAAATCAGCGGAGGTGAGCGCCAGCTTGTGATGTTCGCTAAGGTTTTAACTCAGGAGCCCGAGATAATTCTTCTTGACGAGCCCACATCTCATTTGGATTTTGGAAATCAATTCAAGATTCTTAACTTAATCGACGCTTTGTCAAAAAGCGGGTTTTCCGTCATAATGACGTCTCACTTTCCAGACCATGCTTTTCTTGTTTCTACTAAAGTTGGCATAATGAAGGGGCATTCATTCATAGACTTGGGAGCCGCTAACGATGTGGTGACTGAAGAAAATATGCGGGAAGCTTACGGGTTGGATGTTAAGATTGCTTTTATTGATAAAGCTGAGCGGAAAGTTTGTGTGCCTCTTAAGATGCCTCAATCAAGCGCGATTTTTGGTTTTTCTGCCCTTAAAGGCGACCATGAACAATAG
- a CDS encoding putative sulfate/molybdate transporter, with translation MVKIGAYEFSLREFAGALGDFGPLNPFILGYIAVLGLDPAGIFLAMGITNIIIGLVYKLPLPVEPQKAIGAAALTQHWLPGQIYISGLASGLIWLLLSFSGLVKKFAKVTPTVVIRGIQVGLMFILLWEAIQLVQSNLLLALASVGIILVLMKNRYLPAAIALFVIGLVIVFVSNPNLSLGVNFAVPALWLPSIESLTVGVLTVILAQLVLTYSNAILATTLAVKERFPKTNLEEANLSANMGFMNTFLSFIRGVPMCHGAGGFASQYFFGARTGGAMIMEGAIEVVLAFFFAASIANIFAVFPVAIIGGMLLFASFELGRAAFKLRGTDLALVLLMGVVSFVSNLAVGFVVGLVLFYVLKWVKRYRKRPGAVN, from the coding sequence ATGGTAAAAATCGGCGCTTACGAATTCAGCCTACGAGAGTTTGCAGGTGCACTAGGTGATTTTGGTCCCCTTAACCCGTTTATCCTCGGCTACATCGCCGTTTTGGGTTTGGACCCTGCAGGAATCTTTCTCGCAATGGGCATCACCAACATCATCATCGGCTTAGTCTACAAACTGCCCTTGCCTGTGGAGCCCCAAAAAGCCATCGGAGCCGCCGCCCTAACCCAACATTGGCTTCCCGGACAGATCTATATAAGTGGGCTGGCATCGGGGCTTATCTGGCTGCTTTTGAGTTTCTCAGGGCTGGTTAAAAAATTCGCTAAGGTAACTCCCACCGTAGTCATACGCGGCATCCAAGTCGGCTTAATGTTCATCCTGCTTTGGGAGGCAATCCAGCTTGTTCAGTCAAATCTCCTTTTAGCGCTTGCCTCCGTAGGCATAATCCTTGTTTTGATGAAGAATCGTTACTTGCCCGCCGCAATTGCACTTTTTGTCATAGGTTTAGTGATTGTTTTTGTGTCTAATCCGAACCTAAGTTTAGGGGTGAATTTTGCAGTTCCCGCTCTTTGGCTGCCTTCAATCGAAAGCCTAACTGTAGGTGTCCTAACGGTAATTCTTGCCCAGCTAGTGCTCACCTATTCAAACGCCATCCTTGCCACCACCTTGGCAGTGAAAGAACGTTTCCCAAAAACCAACCTAGAAGAAGCAAACCTTTCCGCAAACATGGGCTTCATGAACACCTTTCTCTCCTTCATACGAGGCGTACCAATGTGCCACGGCGCAGGGGGCTTTGCATCGCAATACTTTTTTGGAGCCCGAACAGGCGGCGCCATGATCATGGAGGGGGCAATTGAGGTGGTTTTGGCTTTCTTTTTTGCGGCATCAATCGCCAACATATTTGCCGTTTTCCCCGTCGCTATAATCGGAGGCATGTTGCTGTTTGCCAGTTTTGAGTTGGGTCGGGCGGCTTTTAAGCTGCGGGGAACTGATTTGGCTTTGGTGCTGTTGATGGGGGTTGTTTCTTTTGTTTCGAATCTGGCTGTGGGTTTTGTTGTTGGGTTGGTTCTGTTTTACGTTTTAAAATGGGTGAAGCGTTATCGTAAACGCCCGGGGGCTGTGAATTAG
- a CDS encoding ferrous iron transport protein A translates to MRLSELKPGQEATVIKIQETGAVRRRIMDMGLIRGSKVKVVCRAPLGDPLELEIRDYKLTLRRKEAENILVSTDGGL, encoded by the coding sequence TTGCGTCTAAGTGAACTAAAACCCGGACAAGAAGCAACAGTAATCAAAATCCAAGAAACAGGCGCAGTACGACGCCGAATCATGGACATGGGCCTCATCCGAGGCTCCAAAGTCAAAGTCGTCTGCCGCGCACCCCTAGGTGACCCCTTGGAACTCGAAATCCGCGACTACAAACTGACTCTGCGACGAAAAGAAGCCGAAAACATCCTTGTCTCCACAGACGGAGGACTCTAA
- a CDS encoding ferrous iron transport protein A has protein sequence MSLCSLPVGTEAKITKIYGETSVIKRLNELGFTTGTTIKIIRGEDLKGPVLVEVRDSRIMLGNDVATKITVDEVK, from the coding sequence ATGTCACTGTGCAGTTTACCCGTCGGCACCGAAGCCAAAATCACAAAAATCTACGGCGAAACAAGCGTCATCAAACGCCTAAACGAACTCGGCTTCACCACAGGAACCACAATCAAAATCATCCGCGGCGAAGACCTCAAAGGCCCCGTGCTTGTGGAAGTCCGCGACTCACGCATAATGCTTGGAAACGACGTAGCCACCAAAATAACCGTTGACGAGGTCAAATAA
- a CDS encoding FeoB small GTPase domain-containing protein: MPYTVALIGNPNVGKSVIFNSLVPGARQHVGNWPGKTVEKKEGGFIHKNVQMKLVDLPGTYSLTAAAEDELVSRKFIVDEKPDLVIDVVDASNLERNLYLTFLLLELEANVLLVLNMVDIAEGKGYKINTNRLSDQLGIPVVPTVATKGKGLAELNDALLKAVKKTPPVTPKVTYGEKIETVIGDVVLLLKKDPTLQQKYPLRWLAIKLLEKDQQALDIIKHSQNSHELLEVVA; encoded by the coding sequence ATGCCCTACACCGTTGCACTCATCGGCAACCCCAACGTCGGCAAAAGCGTCATATTCAACAGCCTTGTGCCCGGCGCCCGCCAACACGTCGGCAACTGGCCCGGCAAAACCGTTGAGAAAAAAGAAGGCGGCTTCATTCACAAAAATGTCCAAATGAAGCTCGTCGACCTGCCCGGAACCTACAGCCTCACCGCCGCAGCCGAAGACGAACTGGTCTCACGCAAATTCATAGTCGACGAAAAACCCGACCTAGTAATCGATGTTGTGGACGCTTCTAACTTGGAGCGGAACCTTTACCTGACTTTTCTTCTGCTGGAGCTGGAGGCAAACGTGCTTTTAGTTTTGAACATGGTGGACATAGCGGAGGGCAAAGGCTACAAAATCAACACCAACCGACTCTCCGACCAGCTGGGTATCCCCGTGGTTCCCACCGTCGCCACCAAAGGCAAAGGACTTGCTGAACTAAACGATGCCCTCCTTAAAGCGGTCAAGAAAACCCCGCCGGTCACCCCAAAGGTGACTTACGGCGAGAAAATCGAAACCGTCATTGGCGATGTTGTCTTGTTGCTCAAAAAAGACCCCACGTTACAGCAAAAGTATCCGTTGCGGTGGTTAGCAATCAAACTTCTCGAAAAAGACCAACAAGCCCTAGACATAATCAAGCACAGTCAAAACTCACATGAACTGCTGGAGGTTGTTGCATGA
- the feoB gene encoding ferrous iron transport protein B, with the protein MKAKECLGDDPELVLADARYDGISKILSDSLIKGERKWSISDLLDKVFLNKYIGIPAFFALLWAVFQFTFEASAPFMSLIEMFFAYLSSLAAQIPNPVVASLLADGIFSGLGFILTFTAPIFFLFFALSLLEDSGYLARVAFVFDKLMFKLGLHGRSFIPMLLGFGCNLPAIMAARSVEGKKDRLITILTVPFMSCAARLPVYVLIAGAFFAANAATAVWSMYIIGIFVAILFALLLRKTILKGDPAPFIIELPTYKMPTLGGSVLHMWERGVSFLKKAGTYLLLGAIIIWALSVLPWGVEPGGGESLIGLIGQGLQPIFAPLGFSWQIVSSLVFAFLAKELVVESLGVIYGVGGEASIQAALVASITPVSAFALMVFTLLYVPCLATVGVIKKETGSWKWTLFAVISEMVIAYLAALVIVGVGGLFLG; encoded by the coding sequence ATGAAAGCCAAAGAATGCCTTGGCGACGACCCTGAACTTGTCTTAGCCGACGCCCGATACGACGGTATCAGCAAAATCCTAAGCGACTCCCTTATCAAAGGGGAACGCAAATGGAGCATCTCCGACCTTCTTGACAAGGTTTTCCTCAACAAATACATAGGCATCCCCGCCTTCTTCGCGTTGTTGTGGGCAGTGTTTCAGTTCACGTTCGAAGCTTCCGCGCCCTTCATGAGCTTAATCGAGATGTTTTTTGCTTATCTCTCCAGCTTAGCGGCGCAGATACCCAACCCCGTTGTTGCTTCACTTCTGGCTGACGGCATTTTCAGCGGGTTAGGTTTCATTCTGACCTTCACAGCGCCAATATTCTTCCTGTTCTTCGCTCTCTCCCTTTTAGAAGACAGCGGATATTTGGCGCGCGTAGCCTTCGTGTTTGACAAGTTAATGTTCAAACTCGGGCTACACGGCAGATCCTTCATACCAATGCTGCTGGGGTTCGGATGTAACCTGCCCGCAATCATGGCGGCACGTAGCGTTGAAGGCAAAAAAGACCGCCTCATAACAATACTGACCGTGCCCTTCATGTCCTGCGCTGCACGGTTGCCCGTGTATGTGCTGATTGCAGGCGCCTTCTTTGCCGCAAACGCCGCCACAGCTGTTTGGTCAATGTACATCATCGGCATATTCGTGGCGATCCTGTTTGCTCTGCTGCTACGCAAAACCATCCTAAAAGGTGACCCTGCACCATTCATCATCGAGTTGCCAACCTACAAGATGCCCACGCTGGGCGGCTCAGTGCTGCACATGTGGGAAAGAGGCGTCTCGTTCCTAAAGAAAGCAGGCACGTATCTGCTGTTGGGTGCAATCATCATTTGGGCGCTTTCCGTGTTGCCTTGGGGTGTGGAGCCTGGCGGCGGCGAGTCCCTGATAGGGTTGATAGGTCAAGGGTTGCAGCCAATCTTTGCTCCGTTAGGTTTCAGCTGGCAGATTGTCTCCTCACTGGTCTTTGCTTTCCTAGCCAAAGAGTTAGTGGTGGAATCTTTGGGCGTAATCTACGGTGTAGGCGGCGAAGCCAGCATACAAGCTGCTTTGGTTGCTTCGATAACTCCTGTTAGCGCTTTTGCGTTGATGGTGTTTACCCTGCTGTACGTTCCCTGCTTAGCCACGGTTGGCGTCATAAAGAAGGAAACTGGCTCATGGAAGTGGACCCTGTTTGCAGTTATATCTGAAATGGTCATCGCATACCTCGCAGCACTGGTAATTGTTGGAGTTGGAGGGCTATTCTTAGGTTAG
- a CDS encoding FeoC-like transcriptional regulator, with translation MLQDVLRLISESGMVSMSELAEKTDTTEAMVEQMISLLVSKGYLALINMDHNCSESHCSGCHIHCKAGSKNAEKTYFITEKGRKYLGLPDAEPNVHQP, from the coding sequence ATGTTGCAAGATGTACTGCGGTTAATCAGCGAATCTGGTATGGTTAGCATGTCTGAGCTTGCTGAGAAAACAGACACTACTGAAGCAATGGTTGAACAAATGATCTCTCTGCTGGTCTCCAAAGGATACTTGGCTCTCATAAACATGGACCACAACTGCAGCGAATCTCACTGTAGTGGCTGCCACATCCACTGTAAAGCTGGCTCTAAAAACGCCGAGAAAACGTACTTCATAACTGAGAAAGGACGCAAATACCTTGGACTGCCTGATGCTGAACCAAACGTACACCAACCTTGA
- a CDS encoding ZIP family metal transporter: MDLIWVGFLASLLAGLATGAGALPVLFTKGVSDKLLDVLLGFSAGVMLAATCFSLIVPSLDLGGPLIVVIGIILGALTLHLVDRFVPHFHPIAGPEGPSSHLSKVWLFALAMTIHNFPEGLAVGVSFGSGDAAAGLVVAMAIGLQNMPEGLAVALPLVREGYSRRKSLWYGTLTGLVEPLGGLLGLALISVFLPILPWGLAFAAGAMLFVVSDEMIPESHRKGFEREATFGLIAGFVLMMFLDCALS, translated from the coding sequence ATGGATTTGATTTGGGTTGGGTTTCTTGCTAGTTTGCTGGCTGGACTGGCAACTGGTGCAGGAGCATTGCCCGTGTTATTCACCAAAGGGGTCTCGGACAAACTACTGGATGTTCTGCTTGGCTTCTCAGCAGGGGTTATGCTTGCGGCTACCTGCTTTAGCCTCATAGTGCCCTCCTTAGACTTGGGTGGTCCACTGATTGTAGTCATCGGCATAATTCTTGGAGCTCTGACACTTCACTTGGTGGACCGTTTCGTGCCCCATTTTCATCCCATCGCGGGACCCGAAGGTCCATCCTCCCACCTGTCCAAAGTCTGGCTATTCGCGCTTGCAATGACCATCCACAACTTTCCCGAGGGCCTGGCAGTGGGCGTGAGTTTTGGCAGCGGTGATGCGGCTGCCGGGCTCGTGGTGGCTATGGCGATTGGGCTGCAGAATATGCCTGAAGGGCTCGCTGTTGCTTTGCCTTTAGTTCGGGAAGGTTACAGCCGCCGCAAATCCCTATGGTACGGAACCTTGACTGGTCTTGTTGAGCCTTTGGGAGGGTTGCTTGGGCTTGCACTGATTTCGGTTTTCCTGCCGATTCTGCCTTGGGGGCTCGCTTTTGCGGCTGGTGCGATGCTGTTTGTGGTGAGTGATGAGATGATTCCTGAAAGCCACCGAAAAGGCTTCGAAAGAGAAGCCACGTTTGGGTTAATCGCAGGGTTTGTTCTTATGATGTTTTTGGACTGCGCCCTGTCTTAA
- a CDS encoding metal-dependent transcriptional regulator yields the protein MTEKEHVARLNTTEETYVETIDFLLRKLGYAVVTDIAKELDVKSPSVTSMLKKLDSLGFVKYTPYRNVILTKKGKDLASFLKKRQTSLQAFLNLLGVDEKIAEEDACAVEHIVHSLTLEKLSKFVEFVQNTPQGNNWLSCFKNYEKVGSCPFEKCLFLQSKEVSDAST from the coding sequence GTGACCGAGAAAGAACACGTGGCAAGGCTCAACACTACCGAGGAAACATACGTCGAAACCATTGATTTTCTTCTTAGAAAACTGGGCTACGCTGTGGTAACCGACATCGCCAAAGAACTTGATGTTAAATCCCCAAGCGTAACAAGTATGTTAAAAAAACTTGACTCGTTGGGTTTTGTGAAGTATACTCCTTACCGTAATGTCATTCTTACCAAGAAGGGTAAAGACCTTGCTTCCTTCCTCAAGAAGAGGCAAACCTCACTGCAAGCTTTTCTAAATCTGCTTGGCGTTGATGAAAAAATTGCTGAAGAAGACGCCTGCGCCGTGGAGCACATCGTTCACAGTCTAACTTTGGAGAAACTCTCAAAGTTTGTGGAGTTTGTGCAGAATACTCCTCAAGGCAATAACTGGCTTTCCTGTTTTAAGAACTACGAAAAAGTTGGAAGTTGCCCTTTTGAGAAGTGTCTCTTCCTTCAAAGTAAAGAGGTGTCTGACGCTTCCACTTGA